One stretch of Zingiber officinale cultivar Zhangliang chromosome 6B, Zo_v1.1, whole genome shotgun sequence DNA includes these proteins:
- the LOC121992211 gene encoding ribonucleoside-diphosphate reductase large subunit-like, whose product MYVVKRDGRHEAVHFDKVTARLKKLSYGLSQEHCDPVLVAQKVCAGVYKGVTTSQLDELAAETAAALTTNHPDYATLAARIAVSNLHKNTMKSFSETVKLMHRHFNERAGQDAPLIADDVCEIIMKYAARLDSEIIYDRDFEYDYFGFKTLERSYLLKVSGKVVERPQHMLMRVAVGIHKDDIESAIKTYHLMSQRWFTHATPTLFNAGTPRPQLSSCFLICMKEDSIEGIYDTLKECAIISKSAGGIGVSVHNIRATGSDIRGTNGTSNGIVPMLRVFNNTARYVDQGGGKRRGAFAIYLEPWHADIYEFLELKKNHGKDEQRARDLFYALWIPDLFMERVQNNGKWSLFCPNEAPGLADCWGAEFEELYLKYESEAKAKKVVAAQSLWFEVLKSQIETGTPYMLFKDSCNRKSNQQNLGTIKSSNLCTEIIEFTSPTETAVCNLASIALPRFVREKGVPLDSHPTRLVGSNGSSNRYFDFEKLGEVTAIITANLNKIIDISYYPVETARRSNFRHRPIGIGVQGLADTFILLGMSFDSPEAQQLNKDIFETIYYHALKASSEAAITDGPYETYQGSPISKGIIQPDMWNITPSNRWDWSKLREMISNNGVRNSLLVAPMPTASTSQILGNNECFEPYTSNIYHRRVLSGEFVVVNKHLLHDLTEMGLWSSAFKNKIIHENGSVAKIPEIPNNLRAIYKTVWEIKQRTLVDMAIDRGCYIDQSQSLNIHIDQPNFGKLTSLHFYAWSKGLKTGMYYLRTRAAADAIKFTVDTSSLKKTRLEEDGDGEAKMAQVACSLENREECMACGS is encoded by the exons ATGTACGTGGTTAAGCGGGATGGGCGACACGAGGCCGTCCACTTTGACAAAGTCACGGCACGGTTGAAGAAGCTCAGCTACGGGCTCAGCCAGGAGCACTGCGACCCCGTGCTGGTCGCCCAGAAGGTCTGCGCCGGTGTATACAAGGGCGTCACCACCAGCCAGCTCGACGAGCTCGCCGCTGAGACTGCCGCAGCTTTGACCACCAATCATCCCGACTACGCCACG CTTGCCGCGAGGATCGCGGTTTCCAATTTGCACAAGAACACAATGAAGTCATTCTCCGAAAC GGTAAAGCTGATGCATCGGCATTTCAACGAGAGAGCTGGTCAGGATGCCCCCTTGATTGCTGATGATGTTTGTGAGATAATCATGAAG TATGCTGCTCGTCTGGACAGTGAGATAATATATGATCGAGACTTTGAGTATGATTACTTTGGCTTCAAAACTCTTGAGAGGTCATATCTCTTGAAAGTCTCTGGAAAGGTAGTAGAGAGACCACAGCACATGCTAATGAGAGTTGCTGTTGGAATCCACAAAGATGACATTGAGTCTGCCATCAAAACATATCATTTGATGTCTCAGCGGTGGTTCACTCATGCTACTCCCACTTTGTTTAATGCAGGCACACCTAGGCCTCAG TTAAGTAGCTGCTTTCTGATATGCATGAAGGAAGATAGCATTGAAGGCATTTATGATACTCTCAAAGAGTGTGCAATAATAAGTAAATCAGCTGGGGGAATTGGTGTTTCTGTTCACAACATACGTGCAACAGGTAGTGATATCCGTGGAACAAACGGAACATCCAATGGTATTGTTCCGATGCTGAGGGTGTTCAACAATACTGCTCGTTATGTTGATCAGGGGGGAGGCAAGAGAAGGG GTGCATTTGCTATATATTTGGAACCTTGGCATGCAGATATATATGAGTTCCTTGAGCTCAAAAAGAACCATGGGAAG GACGAGCAAAGGGCTAGGGATCTGTTTTATGCCTTGTGGATTCCCGATCTCTTCATGGAAAGAGTTCAGAATAATGGTAAATGGTCTTTGTTTTGCCCAaatgaagctcctggacttgcaGATTGCTGGGGTGCAGAATTTGAGGAACTCTACCTAAAATATGAGAGTGAG GCGAAGGCCAAGAAGGTTGTTGCAGCACAGAGTCTTTGGTTTGAGGTCCTTAAATCTCAGATTGAAACTGGAACACCTTATATGCTTTTCAAG GATTCTTGCAATAGAAAAAGTAATCAACAAAATCTGGGTACCATCAAGTCTTCAAATCTATGTACTGAGATTATTGAGTTTACTAGTCCTACTGAAACAGCTGTGTGCAATTTGGCATCTATTGCTTTACCGCGGTTTGTCAGGGAGAAG GGTGTCCCTTTAGATTCACATCCAACAAGGTTGGTTGGCAGCAATGGCTCCTCAAACAgatactttgattttgagaagcttGGTGAG GTTACAGCTATAATAACAGCAAATCTCAACAAAATAATTGATATAAGCTACTATCCAGTTGAAACTGCAAGGAGATCAAACTTCCGACATAGACCAATAGGAATTGGTGTTCAGGGGTTGGCAGACACTTTCATCTTACTTGGAATGTCTTTTGATTCTCCTGAG GCACAACAGCTTAACAAAGACATATTTGAAACCATATACTATCACGCACTGAAAGCTTCTTCTGAGGCTGCTATTACCGATGGCCCTTATGAAACATACCAAGGAAGTCCAATTAGCAAG GGAATTATCCAACCTGATATGTGGAATATTACACCTTCTAATCGATGGGATTGGTCTAAACTAAGGGAGATGATATCTAATAATGGTGTTAGGAACTCACTCCTTGTCGCTCCTATGCCTACTGCATCAACTAGCCAAATTCTTGGAAACAACGAGTGTTTTGAGCCATATACATCCAACATCTATCATCGAAGAGTCCTAAG TGGGGAATTTGTGGTGGTGAACAAGCATCTCCTGCACGACCTAACCGAGATGGGTTTGTGGTCATCTGCATTCAAGAACAAGATCATTCACGAGAATGGTTCTGTTGCTAAAATCCCTGAAATTCCAAATAATTTGAGAGCAATTTACAA AACTGTTTGGGAGATCAAGCAAAGGACTCTAGTTGACATGGCTATCGATCGTGGGTGCTACATTGATCAGAGCCAGAGCCTTAACATCCACATAGACCAGCCAAATTTCGGAAAGCTGACATCGTTACACTTCTATGCTTGGTCTAAG GGCTTGAAAACTGGAATGTATTACCTGCGAACTCGTGCTGCAGCTGATGCAATCAAGTTTACTGTAGACACCTCCTCACTGAAG AAAACTAGGCTGGAGGAGGATGGCGATGGTGAAGCCAAAATGGCACAAGTTGCTTGTTCGTTGGAGAATCGGGAAGAGTGCATGGCCTGTGGAAGTTAA